Proteins from a single region of Sesamum indicum cultivar Zhongzhi No. 13 linkage group LG5, S_indicum_v1.0, whole genome shotgun sequence:
- the LOC105162551 gene encoding heat stress transcription factor B-3-like: MESSSDQSHHGKGLVEYVMRKAAPPPFLLKTYMLVEDPATDGVISWNGEGTAFVVWQPAEFASDLLPTLFKHSNFSSFVRQLNTYGFRKVATNRWEFSNDKFRRGDRDKLCEIRRRKSSSSNKPQPDVQVQPAAAKLGQIEEDDQKSSSSTSSSSELATLILDNKRLKQENGFLSSELAVMKKRCKGLVDLAAIYGGHLEREDQRGVDELEETCSEGPKLFGVRLELEVEAGNNK; encoded by the exons atGGAGAGTAGTAGTGATCAGAGTCATCATGGAAAGGGTTTGGTGGAATATGTGATGAGGAAGGCGGCGCCACCACCCTTCTTGCTGAAGACGTATATGCTGGTGGAGGATCCGGCGACGGATGGCGTGATATCGTGGAACGGCGAGGGCACGGCGTTTGTGGTGTGGCAGCCGGCGGAGTTCGCCAGTGACCTCCTTCCTACTCTCTTCAAGCACAGCAATTTCTCCAGCTTTGTCAGGCAGCTCAACACCTAT ggtTTCCGCAAAGTAGCGACAAACAGGTGGGAGTTCAGCAACGACAAGTTCCGGAGAGGCGACAGAGATAAACTCTGTGAGATTCGTCGAAGGAAGTCATCATCGTCCAACAAGCCACAGCCTGACGTACAAGTCCAACCAGCAGCAGCTAAATTAGGTCAAATTGAGGAAGATGATCAAAAGTCGTCGTCATCAACTTCATCGTCATCAGAATTAGCTACCCTCATTCTCGACAACAAAAGACTCAAGCAAGAGAACGGCTTCTTGAGTTCGGAGCTGGCCGTCATGAAGAAGAGATGCAAAGGACTTGTTGATCTGGCGGCAATCTACGGTGGGCatttagagagagaagatCAAAGGGGGGTTGATGAACTTGAAGAAACTTGCAGTGAGGGTCCGAAGCTCTTTGGTGTGAGGTTGGAGTTGGAGGTTGAAGCcggtaataataaataa
- the LOC105162552 gene encoding short integuments 2, mitochondrial has protein sequence MGTVRRMVKKGSLIGEMGFIQGGGNINWFPGHMAAATRAIRDRLKVSDLVIEVRDARIPLSSANAELQPMVAGKRRVIALNKKDLANPNIMHKWIRYFESFKQDCLPINAHSKSSVKKLLDLVEYKLKEVISREPTLLVMVVGVPNVGKSALINSIHQIASARFPVQEKKKRATVGPLPGVTQDIAGFKIAHQPSIYVLDTPGVLVPSIPDIETGLKLAAAGSVKDSVVGEERIAQYLLAVLNTRGTPLHWRHLTDRETEGRHLDFVDKPDYNIKDLLPNRKRPPTNKSDVHYIEDIVTNVKGALYGTMAEFNGILEDEGDLGNLIEQQFEALQKALKIPHKASEARTIISKKFITLFRTGKLGPFILDDVPVAN, from the exons ATGGGGACAGTGAGAAGGATGGTGAAGAAAGGATCTTTGATCGGTGAAATGGGTTTCATTCAAGGAGGCGGCAACATTAACTGGTTCCCAGGACACATGGCGGCCGCCACTCGGGCCATACGCGACCGCCTCAAAGTCTCCGACCTCGTGATCGAAGTTCGAGATGCCCGG atACCGTTGTCATCTGCAAATGCAGAGTTGCAGCCTATGGTGGCAGGAAAAAGGCGGGTTATTGCCCTCAATAAGAAAGATCTGGCCAACCCCAACATAATGCat AAATGGATCCGCTATTTTGAGTCGTTCAAACAAGATTGTCTTCCAATAAATGCACACAGCAAAAGTTCTGTTAAAAAG CTTCTTGATCTTgtggagtataaattaaaggaGGTTATCTCTAGGGAGCCAACTCTCCTTGTTATGGTGGTTGGTGTTCCCAATGTTGGCAAGTCAGCTCTAATAAATTCCATTCATCAAATAGCATCAGCTCGCTTTCCAG TGCAGGAGAAGAAAAAGCGAGCCACAGTAGGTCCGTTACCTGGAGTTACTCAAGATATTGCGGGATTCAAG ATTGCCCATCAACCTAGCATATACGTTTTGGATACACCAGGAGTGTTGGTTCCAAGTATCCCAGACATAGAAACTGGTTTGAAGCTAGCAGCTGCAG GTTCTGTGAAGGATTCTGTAGTTGGTGAAGAGCGGATTGCCCAATACTTACTCGCAGTTTTGAACACCCGAGGCACTCCTCTCCATTGGAGGCACTTAACAGATAGAGAAACTGAAGGGCGTCATCTTGATTTTGTTGACAAACCcgattataatattaaagatCTTTTGCCAAACAGGAAGAGACCTCCTACTAATAAATCTGATGTTCACTACATTGAG GATATTGTCACTAACGTTAAAGGGGCACTTTATGGGACAATGGCAGAATTCAACGGAATTTTGGAGGACGAAGGTGACTTGGGAAATCTTATAGAGCAGCAGTTTGAAGCACTGCAAAAGGCATTAAAAATACCCCATAAAGCTTCAGAGGCTCGAACCATTATATCGAAGAAGTTCATCACATTGTTTAGAACAGGTAAACTTGGTCCTTTCATCCTTGATGATGTACCTGTTGCCAATTAA